The Rhodothermus profundi genome segment CGCCGACAACGCCCCTCCAGCTGCACCTGAACTACTGGGCGCCAGCTTGGCCTCGGCCACGTACGTCTTAGGAGAAAGAAGGGCAACTACTACCCCTACCACCATGGCGATGAGCACACTGAGCATGATCACCCGACGCTGGCGGGCAATGACCACACCCAGATCCAACAACGAAATTTCATCCTCTTCGGGCTGGCCATAGTAAGGCCCTCCGCCAGGCGGCACCGAAGGCGTACCGGAAGTGGGATGTTCCGGAGTATCGGGCGTGCTCATCGTGGGTGGGAACGCGCTCGCATTTCAGCCAGGGCCCCGCTACAAAGATCGGACCTGACAGGGCAAAAATTATAACATTGCCTCCAAGAAGGAAAGCCCCGTTCTCCTTTTCACCGGATCCCCATGGTCGCTCGGCAAATGCTGCCGCAAGCAGTGCGTTTTTTCCGCTCAAAGGTGTCTTTTGCGCCTGCACTACCAAGCATCAGATATCACGAACAAAAAAGCCCGTCTTCTCTCAAGCAGATCTACCCTGTTGTTTCCCACTCATTAGTTTCCCTTAACTGAGTATACTAGCTAGCCCGCCTATCTTTTGCAGAGGAATTCATTGAAGCAGGAAGCCAATCGGCCTGCGCTGCGTTACACGAGAGGTTAATCCATATCCTCCACTTAATAGAAGCCCACGTAGCTCAGTTGGATAGAGCAGCGGCTTCCTAAGCCGTTGGTCGCAGGTTCGAGTCCTGCCGTGGGCACAAGGCGCTTCGCGCTCGTTTAGCGCCCAGCCCCTCTCCCCATTGCTGCATCTACACATGCCCCGTCCACAGGAATCCAGGGCGCATGAGTCCACTCCTAAAAAAACCGGCGCAGCCCCTTCCGGAGCCGCGCCGGCTGCCCCACCATGTGTGTCGAGACTTGCGGGGACGTGCCGCAGACGCAAGTCTCGCCGGACGTGCTTCTGCCTCTATAGACACCAAATGCTTTCTGGTGTAACCACCTGTGGAAAAATTTTTCTGTCCGGCGCTGCGCCCGTCATCATAAAAAAACCTGTCCGCTCTTGCCCGGACCGGGAAGAACGGACAGGCAAAGTTTGCGTCGTCTGACAGCAAGCGGGTCAGCTTGAAAAGCGACGAGGCGAAGCGTAGTCACGCAAGAACTCAACCAATAGCCGAACGCCAAAGCCCGTACCGCCCTTGGGCCGATACGGTTTCGGCTCCTTCAAGAAGGCCGGACCCGCCATATCAATGTGAATCCAGGGATAGCTCACGAAATGCTCCAGGAATTTAGCGGCCGTAATAGAACCCGCCTCGCGTCCTCCAATATTCTTCAGGTCCGCCACATCACTTTCCAGCAGCTTGGCATACTCCTCATACATCGGCAATGGATGGACGCGATCCCCACTGCGCTCCCCGGCAGCCACCATTGCCTGCAACCGCTCTTCCGCTCCCTCCATGCTGTTGGTCATCACAGCGGCCGCCTCCGTTCCCAGTGCAACGACCTGCGCGCCCGTCAGCGTGGCCAGATCAATCACGAGGATCGGACGGTACGTGCGCGCATAGGAAAGCGCATCGGCCAGAATCAGCCGTCCCTCGGCATCCGTGTTGAGCACCTCAACCGTCTTCCCTGAATGCATGCGGATCACCTCGCCGGGGACATAGGCGTTTTCGCCAGGCCGATTATCTGTGGCAGGAATCAAACCGACTACGTACAGCGGAATCTTCAGGCGGGCCAGCGCTTCCATAGTCCCCACGACGGCCGCCGCCCCAGCCATGTCCGACTTCATATAATCCATGCTGTCCTTGGTTGGCTTGAGCGACAGTCCGCCTGTGTCAAAGACCACGCCCTTGCCTACCAGCACTACCGGCCGCTCATTCAGGGCGTTTTCTGGATGCCAGGTCAGCACCGTAAACGTGGGCGGTTCCGGGCTACCCCGGTTGACAGCCAGCAGGCCCCCCATTCCTTCCTCTTCGATCAGAGCCTTGTCCCACACGTCGGCCTCATAGCCATACTTTTTAGCCGACTGTTCAATAAGACGCGCAAACTTGGTCGGGGTCTTTTCGTCAGGGGATAAATTGACCAGATCGCGCGCCGTCATTACACACTCGGCTATGATGCGGCCGCGCTCAGCCCCTCGACGGCTAGCTTTCTCATCCTCACTGGTTTCGTGAATGACAAGCCGCTCAATATCACGCAGCTCCCCTGCATCCGTCTTGTACCGCGTAAAGCGATAGGCAGCCAGCATGAATCCCTCTACCAGCGCCTGACTGGCCGGCTCAGGATCAATAGCTGTGCGAGGCCGCACGATAGCAGCCGTGGCTACCTTGCGATCCCGAGCCAGTTCAGCACCGCAGGCCGCCATGCGACGCAACCGTTCTAAATCGATGCGTTCCGCCGGTCCCATACCCAGCAACGCCAACCGTCGAGCCCGACCGCTTTCTGGATACAACCAGATGAGTTCATCCGGCGCGCCGGTAAAGTCGGCTGCAGCGCGCAGAACGATCTCGCCAAACTGCTCGCTCAGGGCGTTCAGGGTTGCCTCGGCAGCCCCTTCCGCTACCGGTACCAGGAGCAGATCAATATCCAGCTCATTCAGCGGGATGGTAGTGACCGAGACTTTCATGACGCTGTAGAGGATGCTTGCGACTTCTGATTCAGGAGTGCTGAAAGATACGACGCATCTTCCGAAGAAAGGGTGCCCGAGACCCTGTTGGAGGCGTCCGCCTCTAACTGAGGTACATAACGAGGCGCAGCTGCCAACACCGCATCCACCAGAGTCTCCAGCGACGTATTCTCTACAAAGGCACCCGCTGCGTTGCGATGTCCACCGCCTCCAAAAGCCCGAGCCCAGGCGTTCACATGATAATCTCCTTTGGATCGAAAGCTTACTTTGATGCCTTTTTCAATCTCCGTAAACAGCAACGCCACACGCACCCCACGAATCGACAGCAGATAATTGATAAATCCTTCCGTGTCCTCCGTGGAGGCACCGGTCTCGTTAAACATACGGCGAGCAAGCACCATGTACGCCACCTTCCCCTCATAGCGTAGCTGCAAATTACGCAGCGCCAACCCCAACAGACGCATGCTTTCGGGCGTGCGCGTGTCAAAGATGGCACTGTGAATGGCTTCCGTGCTGAGCTGCCCGCGCGCCAACAAATCGGCGGCAATGCGATGCACCGCAGGCGTTACGGTGTTGAAGCGAAACGACCCGGTGTCGGTCATGATCGCCACATACAACGCCGTAGCCAGCTCCCGGTCAATTAGATCAGGATCCATCGCGCGCACCAACTCGTAAACCAGTTCGCCTGTTGAAGAGGCCGTGTCGCGCACATATTGCAAATCGAACCAGTTTTCCGGAGCGGTGTGGTGATCAATCAACAGCTTACGGGCCCGACTGGCCTCCACAGCCGAAGCGAGATTGCCCAACCGATCCAGCGCATTTGTATCGAGCACGCAGATGACATCGGCCCGGTCAATGCGTTCACGCTGAGCAAGCGTTCCAGTAAACACCTCGATTTGATGGATGCCCGGCATCCAAGTCAAATTAGACGGAGGGGGATCGCTATTGATCAGATACACCTCACGGCCCAGCTTCTGAAGCAACCGTCCCAGGGCCAATTGGGAGCCCAGGGCATCGCCATCAGGCCTGATGTGCGTGGTCAGCACAAAACGTTGATGCTTGCGGAAGCAATGTAGAATGGCCCTGCGGGTAGACATACAAACCTCTGCTGGTCTCCAAAAAAGCCCATCCTTAACGCCTGAGGGCCATTCATGTTCGGCGCACCTCGGACAAGGCACGCCGCACCGACTCAATCTCCAGACGAAATTGAGCTGTTGCCGCCTGCGGATCCGGAGCGGTTGTAATTGCTGTCATCACGGCCACACCATAAGCTCCTGCCTCCAACACCGCCCGCACGCGCTGCACCGTGATACCCGCAATCGCAATGACGGGGATAGGAACCGCTTCGCAAACCGCCCGAAGCCCCTCAATGCCCTTGACCGAAGCCGGATTGGCTTTCGAGGTTGTGGGAAAAACCGGCCCAAACCCAATGTAATCGGCACCTGCCTGCCAGGCGGCTACAGCCTGCTCAACCGTGGTGGCTGTCGCCCCAATGATAAAGTCCGGTCCC includes the following:
- the thiE gene encoding thiamine phosphate synthase is translated as MEKKTIGRLHVLTDFYFQQRYGHAELAQQVIAGGADTVQFRQKFGGIRHKLYEARRTAAVCRAAGVPLIIDDHLDIALAVGADGVHLGQEDFPVDEARRILGPDFIIGATATTVEQAVAAWQAGADYIGFGPVFPTTSKANPASVKGIEGLRAVCEAVPIPVIAIAGITVQRVRAVLEAGAYGVAVMTAITTAPDPQAATAQFRLEIESVRRALSEVRRT
- a CDS encoding leucyl aminopeptidase — translated: MKVSVTTIPLNELDIDLLLVPVAEGAAEATLNALSEQFGEIVLRAAADFTGAPDELIWLYPESGRARRLALLGMGPAERIDLERLRRMAACGAELARDRKVATAAIVRPRTAIDPEPASQALVEGFMLAAYRFTRYKTDAGELRDIERLVIHETSEDEKASRRGAERGRIIAECVMTARDLVNLSPDEKTPTKFARLIEQSAKKYGYEADVWDKALIEEEGMGGLLAVNRGSPEPPTFTVLTWHPENALNERPVVLVGKGVVFDTGGLSLKPTKDSMDYMKSDMAGAAAVVGTMEALARLKIPLYVVGLIPATDNRPGENAYVPGEVIRMHSGKTVEVLNTDAEGRLILADALSYARTYRPILVIDLATLTGAQVVALGTEAAAVMTNSMEGAEERLQAMVAAGERSGDRVHPLPMYEEYAKLLESDVADLKNIGGREAGSITAAKFLEHFVSYPWIHIDMAGPAFLKEPKPYRPKGGTGFGVRLLVEFLRDYASPRRFSS
- a CDS encoding DHH family phosphoesterase, producing MSTRRAILHCFRKHQRFVLTTHIRPDGDALGSQLALGRLLQKLGREVYLINSDPPPSNLTWMPGIHQIEVFTGTLAQRERIDRADVICVLDTNALDRLGNLASAVEASRARKLLIDHHTAPENWFDLQYVRDTASSTGELVYELVRAMDPDLIDRELATALYVAIMTDTGSFRFNTVTPAVHRIAADLLARGQLSTEAIHSAIFDTRTPESMRLLGLALRNLQLRYEGKVAYMVLARRMFNETGASTEDTEGFINYLLSIRGVRVALLFTEIEKGIKVSFRSKGDYHVNAWARAFGGGGHRNAAGAFVENTSLETLVDAVLAAAPRYVPQLEADASNRVSGTLSSEDASYLSALLNQKSQASSTAS